The sequence GCTCTATCAGATCACGATAGGCTGCTTCAAACTGTGCCGGCGTAGTTTCCTCACCCGAGTCAAAGTAGCGCCAAGTGTCATTAATACCGATGTAAATAGATACCCAAGTCGGTTTCAACTCCAGGCAATCCTTATCCCAGCGTCCCTGCAAATCCACTGCACGGTTGCCGCTGATCCCGCGGTTAATAAACGTAAGATTCAACTCGGGATACAGATGACCTAGTCGTCCGGCAAGCATAAGTGCATAACCTACGCCAAGCGACGAGGCATCCTCGTAATTCCGTCCCCAATCTGTGATGCTGTCGCCTTGAAACAAGACGACGTCGTTTTGTTTAAATCCCATATGAAGAATCCTCCTCAAGAACTGAATATGTATTTATTTTTCCTCATCCATTATATCAAACTCAACTGAAAAGCGGACAGGCAGATATTGAATTTCTTCATTTCGTTGCAGATTCATACCAAAAAATAAAATAAAATGTGTTTGATCATTGACGACCCACATCAGCTGTGTTATGTTGAGTAAGTAACAAATAGTAAGCTAATTTACTAATATCAGTCATTGATTATTATCAACCAAAATAGATTATGGAGGCTTACCTTATGAGTACTTTTTCAGAGTTGGTTCAATCCCGCAGATCGGCTAATAATTTTGTGGAGGGTGTCAAAATTCCTCAAGGTGAATTGGAAGAGATGTTCTCTTACGCTCGGCTTGCACCATCAGCATTTAATCTGCAGCATGCCCATTACAAAGTGATCTCCGATGATACCTTGAAAGAAGAAATCCGCGCAGGTGCATATGGGCAATATAAAATCCATACAGCCTCAGCAGTCATTGTAGTCCTTGGTGATAAACATGCCTATCTGCAAGCTCCGGAAATTTACAATGGACTTAAACTGCTAGGGGCGATGACCCCGGAGCAATACGACGGAGTTATCGAATCTATTAATGGTGCCTACATTGGAAATGACGCTTTCCAACGCGATGAAGCTATCCGAAATGCTTCCCTGTCGGCCATGCAGTTCATGCTGATTGCCAAAGATAAAGGCTGGGATACTTGTCCGATGATCGGCTTCAATGCGGAAGCTATCAGCACTAGTTTGAAGCTGCCGGAGAATATGGTTCCTGTTATGCTGATCACGATCGGCAAAGACAACCAGCAAAAAGTCAGACCCCGTGGTTACCGCAAGCCGGTTAATGAATTTGTTGAATTTTTCTGAGTTGAATAAAATACAGCAAACGGTCCTTCCGGAATGATTCCGGAAAGGACCGTTTTTAGGTTCTGGCTGATCCAATTATAATTTTGCTGCTCCATCTGTGACTTTTTTGAAGCGCCATAGAATACTTTGGAAGTCTCCATGCAGGTCAGGCAGAGGTAATCCAGCATACATCAGATGATCTCCACCATATATGCCTCCCCCTTCAATCCACTCATAATCCGCTTCCGGATCAAGACCCTTCAAACGCAGGTGATACAGGGAATCATTCGGTTCAGCTAGGACCCGTGCATAGACTACAACGGCCTCCGATTTATCTTCTGCAACTATTAACCAGGCTGTCTCATTGCCTTCAAAAGGACTGAGTAGTCTGTATTGTTCTCCAAACTGCACAAGTGAACGGAGCTCTTTGTATAGAGCTACCTGATCCTTCACGGTTTCCTTCTCTGCCTCCGAGAACTTGGTCAAATCCAGCTCGTAGCCGAAATTGCCAGACATAGCAACATGCCCGCGCAGCTCTAATGAAGTATTGCGGTGCACTTGATGATTCGGCACAGCCGAGACATGACTACCCATTGAACTGAGTGGATACACGATGCTGGTTCCGTATTGGATTTTGAGTCTGCTGATCGCATCTGTATTATCACTTGTCCAAGTCTGGGGCATGTAATAAAGCATACCTGGATCAAAGCGACCGCCGCCTCCGGAGCAGCTCTCGAAGAGTACATTCGGGAATTCCGAGGTTATCCGTTCAAGCACACCGTAAAGACCAAGTATATAGCGGTGGGCCGTTTCCCGTTGTCTCTCGGCAGGTAGCAACGCGGAACCAATTTCGGTCATATTGCGGTTCATATCCCATTTCACATAAGAAATCGGCGCACTGCGCAAGACATCAGCAATCCTGTCACCAATCGCCTGGCACACATCTGCGCGTGAGAAATCAAGCACTAGCTGCATCCGTGCTTCTGTTCTGCGGCGGCCTGGTACATGTAGGCACCAATCTGGATGCTCACGGTACAGCTCGCTATCCGGCGAGATCATCTCCGGTTCGAACCAGAGCCCAAATTGCATATCTAGCTCATTGACCCGACGGGCCAGATCCTCAAGCCCTGCTGGCAATTTCTTAGCGTCTACGAACCAATCTCCTAGTGAACTGCGGTCATCGTCGCGATGTCCAAACCAACCATCATCCAATACAAACAATTCCATGCCAAGTTCACTGCCAGCACGGGCAATATCCTCAATCTTTTCAGCATTGAAGTCGAAATAGGTAGCTTCCCAGTTATTGACCAATACCGGCCGCGTCTGATCGCGGAAACTGCCACGGCACAAGCGAGTACGGTATAATTTATGATAGGTTCTGGACATCGCACCGATTCCCGCAGCTGAGTAGACCATTACGGCTTCCGGAGTCTGGAAAGACTGGCCCGCTTCCAGCAGCCAGTTGAAATCAAAGGGATTAATACCGATGGACAAGCGTGCTGTCTTATACGGCTCAACCTCAACTTGAGCAGAGAATCCACCACTATATACCAAGCTGACGCCATACACATCTCCATGATCCTCATCAGCACCCTTGGAGAGCAAAGCAATAAATGGATTGTGCGCATGGCTGCTTGAGCCTCTGCGGCTTTCCACACCCTGCATTCCAGAAGCCAGCGCTCTGCGCTCTACATATCTTTCCCGCGCCCATGAGCCAGACAAGTGGAGCAGATCATAATTGGAGTCACGGAAATCCACACTCATACTAAGCCCGCGCAACAGCTTCAGAGCGTTCATTCCTTCATTTACAAAACGAACCGAGCGGGTAATAGCGTTCAATTCCCCAAACACGGTATAGCTTAAAATAATCCGCAGCCCAGCAACAGTATCTAACAACTCTAGCTCCAGTGTCTCAGCTTCGTCTTCATGCTCGGCATAAGTAGCCGGCAGTCCTTCCAACGAAGGCTTGCCTTTATAAATCCGGTGCTTGTCGTAAATAGCCTCTGAGGCCGTCGTGCCGTTCTCCGCCTGAATCTGATACGCGGGATGCCGAAAATCCCCCACCCCATATGCCGGATATTCCTGTGATAACGTATCATAGGAGAGTGTCATATCTTCCGGAAATGGACTTGGCGAGAATGAGCATCTTTCTGCCCGCTGCAGGATGGTAGACAAGCCGCTAGAGCGAATTTTTCTCCCCCAATATACATGAGCTGGAATGCCGGTATGGAGCAGTTGAATAACGTAGCTAGTTTCTTTACTTTGCAGATGAAAGATCCGTTCCTTCGAATCATAGAAAATACTCATGATTGCCTCCATGTGAATTCAATTATTTGATAAGGTACCAACATGTTATTTAATCATACTCATTATATATGGTAAACGCTTTATTTTCACGTCTCACGACGAAGTTTCAGTTCGAATAATGCCCGCTTCATTTTGCATAGTTTAGAAGTGCTATCGCTGCTCGTTCCCGCCGCTCCACGTCCTCACTGCGCAGTGCCTGTTTCAAGATATTTAGCGCTTCGGCGAGCGTCCCTTCATCTACCTGAACAGGGCCTTTTTCCGTTAATTGGGTGGCCTCAGGAGCTGCTCCAGCCGTAACCCACAGATCCAGTCGAGCACTCGGCAGTGGTCCTTTGTACTGTGAAATCGGCTCACTTACGGCGAACCATTTCTGGACTCCGGCATTTAGCGTGGCACGGGGAAGACTTTTTAACCAGGTTACCCCCCGTCGATGACATTTACCTTCCTCTGGAGTATCAAATACTTCATAGTAAAAATAATCGCCAAGATCACCTAGATGTACCCAATCACCATCAGCAACCAGCACATAGTCCCCGTCTTGCATGGTGTGTACAAAACAATGAATAGCTGCAAGCGATGCACTCAGCTCTGCTTCGCTATATGGATAAATCTGCTCCAGCTTATTCTGGAGTTCATCGGCACTAATATTCGTTAAATCACCAATCCCCGGCCAACCTATACATACAAAATTATCATTCAGAAACTCACGCTTACGTTCAATTCCATGAGCGTTAGTTGTCATCTGAAACAGGTTCATCATTTATTCCTCCATATCGTTGCCGCGCTTCAAAAGGTATTTCTAGCTATATAAATGCCAACTATAGTCATAGTTCTGCCAAAGTGCAATATGCTCATCCTTTCCATCAGCTGAGATACAAAGGAAAAGACCGAATTAAAGCGCTTTCATTAGCAATCCATTGAAAATATACCCTAGTTTAGACTATTTGCGTTTTTACTAATCCGCAGAATGGAGGTATAGTTTAACTATCAACTCAAGGAAAAACAATCTACTAGAAGGAAAACTTAGCGGAAAGGTAAAATCTATTCGAAAAGCAACCTTTAGTGGAACGAATCCATGAGATTGATACTATATCTTTTATCCTAACGGTAAAGATTTCAAATTCGTCTCTAGTACGAAATGGTATGAGCTGCTTACAGCTTAAATGATGAATAATCAATCCTATTCGGTACAAGAGTATGGAATTGAGAAGATTTATCGAACAGGATAGGCCGAAAAGTTGCTGCCTCGGACGATTTCTATCGAATGAGAACAAAGGATAGGATAAGGAGTCTGAGAAGAACATGGGTATAGTAATTACAACGTAAACCCCTACTATTGATGAACTATCAATAATAGGGGTTTTGCGTATGTCCTGATGTCTTCTAGACTTAAACTCCACGTGTTATCCGCAACAATTGATTCGCACCTTTTTGAAACTCATAGGGAACCTGTATTTCTTCCGCGCTCCAACCCTG comes from Paenibacillus sp. 19GGS1-52 and encodes:
- a CDS encoding SGNH/GDSL hydrolase family protein, which translates into the protein MGFKQNDVVLFQGDSITDWGRNYEDASSLGVGYALMLAGRLGHLYPELNLTFINRGISGNRAVDLQGRWDKDCLELKPTWVSIYIGINDTWRYFDSGEETTPAQFEAAYRDLIERTKIALDAKLVLIEPFVLPVPEDRKGWRQDLDPKIHIVRELAREYGALLVPLDGLFAAASVKAESAYWAPDGVHPSPAGHALIAEAWLRAVGALS
- a CDS encoding nitroreductase family protein; this encodes MSTFSELVQSRRSANNFVEGVKIPQGELEEMFSYARLAPSAFNLQHAHYKVISDDTLKEEIRAGAYGQYKIHTASAVIVVLGDKHAYLQAPEIYNGLKLLGAMTPEQYDGVIESINGAYIGNDAFQRDEAIRNASLSAMQFMLIAKDKGWDTCPMIGFNAEAISTSLKLPENMVPVMLITIGKDNQQKVRPRGYRKPVNEFVEFF
- a CDS encoding alpha-galactosidase: MSIFYDSKERIFHLQSKETSYVIQLLHTGIPAHVYWGRKIRSSGLSTILQRAERCSFSPSPFPEDMTLSYDTLSQEYPAYGVGDFRHPAYQIQAENGTTASEAIYDKHRIYKGKPSLEGLPATYAEHEDEAETLELELLDTVAGLRIILSYTVFGELNAITRSVRFVNEGMNALKLLRGLSMSVDFRDSNYDLLHLSGSWARERYVERRALASGMQGVESRRGSSSHAHNPFIALLSKGADEDHGDVYGVSLVYSGGFSAQVEVEPYKTARLSIGINPFDFNWLLEAGQSFQTPEAVMVYSAAGIGAMSRTYHKLYRTRLCRGSFRDQTRPVLVNNWEATYFDFNAEKIEDIARAGSELGMELFVLDDGWFGHRDDDRSSLGDWFVDAKKLPAGLEDLARRVNELDMQFGLWFEPEMISPDSELYREHPDWCLHVPGRRRTEARMQLVLDFSRADVCQAIGDRIADVLRSAPISYVKWDMNRNMTEIGSALLPAERQRETAHRYILGLYGVLERITSEFPNVLFESCSGGGGRFDPGMLYYMPQTWTSDNTDAISRLKIQYGTSIVYPLSSMGSHVSAVPNHQVHRNTSLELRGHVAMSGNFGYELDLTKFSEAEKETVKDQVALYKELRSLVQFGEQYRLLSPFEGNETAWLIVAEDKSEAVVVYARVLAEPNDSLYHLRLKGLDPEADYEWIEGGGIYGGDHLMYAGLPLPDLHGDFQSILWRFKKVTDGAAKL